The region GATCTTACAGCTTGCCGTAGCTATGCAGCCCCGACAGGAACATATTGACGCCGAGAAATGCGAAGGTCGTCACCAGCAGGCCGGTCAGCGCCCACCATGCCGCCACCGCGCCGCGCAGGCCTTTCATCAAGCGCATATGAAGCCAGGCTGCGTAGTTCAGCCAGACGATCAGCGCCCACGTTTCCTTCGGGTCCCAGCTCCAGTAACCGCCCCATGCTTCAGCGGCCCACAGCGCGCCGAGGATCGTCGCGATGGTGAAAAACGCGAAGCCGACGGCGATCGACTTGTACATCAGGTCGTCGAGCACATCGAGCGGCGGCAGGCGGTCTGCCAGCACGCCGCGCTCTTTCGCCAGATACGCGACGCCGACCATCGCCGACAGCGCAAAGCTGCCATATCCGATGAAGTTAGCCGGCACGTGGATCTTCATCCACCAGCTCTGCAGCGCCGGCACGAGCGGCTGGATCTGCTGTGCGTCACGGGCGACCGAGTACCACATCAGGAAGCCGACCGCCGCGCTGATCACCAGCAGCACGAATGCGCCGAGCGCACGCGTGTTGTAGTGCTGCTCGTAGTACAGATAGAACAGCGCGGTGATCAGGCTGAACAGCACGAACACTTCATACAGGTTCGAGATTGGAATATGACCGACGTCCGCGCCGATCAGATACGACTCATACCAGCGCACCATCAATCCGACGAAGCCCATCACCACTGCGGCCCAGGTCATCTTCGAACCGATCGCAGCGCCGGTCGGTGAACGCGACAACAGGCCGATCCAGTAGAAGACGGTGGCGAACACGAAGAGCGCGCTCATCCAAAGAATCGCGGACTGGCTCGACAGGAAATATTTGAGGAAGAACGCGTTATCCGCGCGCGTCAGATCGCCGTGATAGATCTGGATCGCCAGCAGCGACAGTGCGGCGATGCCCACCATCAGCGGACGCACCGGTTTCCAGCGCCAGCCCAGCACGACGAACACCGGCACTGCGCAGCACAGCACCAGTTTGTCGTAGTAATTCATGAACGGGTGATAGCGCGACAGCGCGAACCCCGCGCCCGCGACCATCACGACGGCGAACAGCCAGTCGACAATACCGAGCCGTTTCAGAAACGGCCGCTCGTCATACTGCGCGACGTTGAGCGCCTCGCTCGCGAACGCCTTCTGCGGTCGCGAGGGTGAGGAGGAGGAGGAAACCTGAGTCAAGTCCATGATCTTACCGGGTCGAATCTTGTGAGCCTGCAGACGGCGCGCGGGCATGGCCGGGTTTGTCGGAGGCGCCGGATGCTTCAGTGAGTTTGACACCCAGCGCGGTGCCTACAGCGTCGCGCGTTTGAACGAACTCCTTTTCGAAATCCAGCGTTTTGCGCGCGCTCGACATCGCCATCACGACATTCGTGCCGTGATCGGTATCTTTAAGCCAGAACCAGAGGCGCCTTTCGCGGACGTAGAACATCGAAAAGATGCCCAACACGAGGAGCAGGCTGCCAAGATACACGACTTTTTTGCCCGGCGCGCGCGTCAACTGAAATACCGAAGCTTGCACCTGCTTGAATGAGTCAAGCTGCAAGTAGACCGGCGATCCATACAAAAAGCTGTCGGATATCGCATTGATAGAGCTTTGGATAAAGCGGCTGGCGTCCGCATTGGCCTGCGCATCCGGCTCGCCAAGCTGCTCGCGCGACAGTTGCCACAGGTCCCACGTCGCGCCTTCCAGCATGCGCAGCAGCAAGCCCGCGGCCTTTTCCTGCTCGCCCTTCGGCACCGAATGATCGATGAACCCGGCGATCGCCTGGAAGCCGCCGAGCGTCTGGCCGTTCGGCATCTTGATACTGTTGTCCGCGCCGGCAAACAGGGTCAGGACACGCAGCGCGCTTTCTTCCAGGTGCTGTTGCAGTTCGGTATTCGAACCCGACACCGAACGCAGCGCGAAACGGTGAGCGGCGGCTGCGCGCATGGCCGGATTTTCAAGCGTGGCGCGCAGGTTCATCCATTCCTTGACGGTACCGCCTGTGTCGGCGGGGATTCGCAGGTAGCGGAATGGGTCGTCCGGATTCAGGCGCATGCCGGCGAGGAACATCTTTTCGCCCGCGACGTCCACCGGCAGCATGTAGTTGTTGTACTCGCGCGCCTGGCCGTCCTTGTCGCGCACCTTGTACTGCACCGACGGACCGACGTTATGCAGATCGAGCGGCTTCGAGCTCTTCGCGCCCGAGCCGAGGCGCTCGTCGAACGCCTCTTTCAGCGTACGATGCGCGGCGACGCCACGCGCATCGTTCTGGCCGCTGCCGTTCGAGACGTTTTCGACGTTGATTGCACGGAAATCCGTGAATTCGACGGTCTGGCCGTCGGCCAGCGGTGTGGCGGCACTCAACGGCGCATTGCCGCCGATCATGCCGCCGAACGGCGCGGTTTTCGCGCTCGAACCGGACATCGGGTACGCGGTCATCTGCATCTGCGACCCGCCGTCCTGGAAGCTCGACTGGTAGATCGAGACGCCGTCGTAGGTGAATGGCTTGTTCACTTCGACCCGGGCCGGCACGCGCGCGCCCGTTTTATGGTCGACCACGACGATGTCGCTCGCGAACAGCTTCGGCATGCCCGTCGAGTAGTAGTCGACGATGAACTTGTTCAGCTCGATCGAGAACGGCAGGTCCTGGATCAGCGAGCCGTCCGGCTGGTTAAGAATCGCCGTCGACACATGCTGCCCTTCCGGCACCCACGCATAGCCGCGGAAAGTCGGATTCGACTGCGACAGGCGATGTTCAGGCGGAATGTCGTTGATCACCGTGTTGGAGCGGATCGGCGACTTGTCGAACAGCCACATTTGCAGCTTGATTGGCAGATTGCTGTCGAGCAGGCCGCCCAGACAGATCACCACAATCGCAATGTGCGCGGAGATGTAGCCGAACTTGGTCAGCGCGCCGCGCTTGGCGGCGATCAGCGTTGCACCGTCCGACTCCCGTGTGACGAACTTGTAGCCAAGCCTGGCCGAGAGTTTGGCGAGCACCGCCGAGGTCTGTGCGCGCGTGCCGTGCACCGCGAACTCGCCCTTGTGATGGAACGCGCGCAAGCTGCCTTCGCGGACCTTGTCTTTCCAGCTCTTGGCGTCCGCGACCATTTTCGGCGCATTGCGGATCACGCACAGCGACACCGACACCATCAGGAAGCCGAGAATCAGCATGAACCACCACGAGCTGTACACCGTGTACAAGCTCAGCGAGCGGAAGATGTCCGCCCAGAACGGGCCGAACTGATTGACGTAGTTGGGATACGGATCGTCCTGCGTGAGGACGGTGCCGATAATACTGGCGATCGACAGAATCACGAGCAACGAGATCGCGAAGCGCATCGAACTCAATACTTCGATGATGCTGCGCGTGATGCGATTGCCCGACTTCGACTGCAAACCCGACGTGGTGACGCTCATTCATACTCCGACTGAACAGCAAAAAAGGGTGAAGGGCTGTCGTAGACACGACGCCCTCACCCTTTTCTTGTTTTGTACCGGCCTCGCCGGGCCGGTTGCTTGCGTACGGACTTCTTAGTGCAAGCCCGCGATGTAATCCGCTACAGCCTTGATCTCGCTGTCCGACAGACGCGATGCAATGGCATGCATCGCCTCATTGTTGTTACGCGCGCCCGGACCTTGCGTGAATGCAGTCAACTGCGCCACCGTGTATTCCGCCCACTGCCCCGACAGACGCGGATACTGCGACGGGATCCCCTGACCGGTCGGCCCGTGGCAGCTTGCGCACGCCGGTACACCCTTATCTGCAATCCCACCGCGATAAATCTTCTGACCGAGCGGGACGGTATCTTTGTTATGCGCGTAGCCTAGCTTCGGAGTCTGCGTCGAAAAATAGGCAGCCACGTTGGCCATGTCCTGGTCGGACAGCGCCGCAGCCATGCCCGCCATGATCGCGTTGTTGCGCGCGGGCTGCTTGGCGCCCGGCTGCGTCTTGAAATCCACCAGCTGCTTGACGAGATACTCGGGATGCTGGTCCGCCAGCTTTGGATACGCACCGCCAGCACTGTTGCCATCTGCACCGTGACACGACGCGCAAACCTGCACCGCGATTGCCTGCCCCCGATTGACGTCCGGCTTTGCCGGATCTGCTGCTCGTGCCTGAATTGCCAAACCTGAAAGACCTGCCGCTACTTGAAGCACCATCAGAGCCTTGCACAGTCGATTCATTCGCACACCCTGTCTCGTCTTGTGGGATTTTAGAGGTTTTGCAAGATACGACAGCGACTGAGTGACCGCAAAGAGCCGCCAAGGCACGCGGGCTGGCCCCCTCAGGTTTTCAGTAAACCATCGTATTGTACAATAACTCGCTAATCGCTAAGACGCCAGTCGGGCTTGACCCGTCCCCACTCTGGGTTCCCCGGCGTCTCGAATCCTGGCCTGATCATGTCCTTCCTGCTCCACCAATCCCGCTTTTTCACGACCGTCAATCACCTGCGTGATCTGCCGGCTACCGCGCAACCCGAGATCTGCTTTGCGGGACGCTCGAATGCGGGCAAGTCCACGGCCATCAATATTCTGTGCAATCAGAAACGTCTGGCGTTCGCCAGTAAGACGCCGGGCCGCACCCAGCACATCAATTATTTCTCGGTGGGCAAGGAGGACGAGCCGACAGCGCACCTGGTCGACCTGCCGGGCTACGGTTATGCGGAAGTGCCGGGCGCGGCCAAGGCTCACTGGGAAGCGCTGCTCTCCACCTACCTGCAATCGCGCTCGCAACTGCGCGGCATGATTCTGATGATGGACTCGCGCCGCCCGTTGACGGATCTGGATCGGCGGATGATCGAGTGGTTCGCGCCGACCGGCAAGCCGATCCACACGCTGCTGACGAAGTGCGACAAATTGACGCGCCAAGAAAGCGTCAACGCCTTGCGCGCGACGCAGAAAGGGTTGGCTGAATATCGTTCCGCCGGCTACCAGGGCGAATTGACCGCGCAGCTGTTCTCGGCGCTCAAACGCGTCGGCATCGACGAAGCGCACGAGCTGATCGAAAGCTGGCTGATCCCCGACGCGAAGGGCGAAACGGACGCACCGCAGTAACCGCGCAACGTGTACGAGCCCAGGCAAAAAGCGCCGTTCCGGCCGCCCATAAAAAAACCCGCCGCTTTAACGGCGGGTCAAACAGCCTAATCGAAAAAACGACAGGCACCCGCTCAGGGAGGAGAAGCGGGGAGGTCAGCGCAGGGCGCCTTGCTCGATCGGTATGATATACCATTGTCTCGAAAAGTTTCCGGGAGCGGAGGCAGGCGCTACTTGTCCACTCCATACATCCACGTTTCTTCGATTCGTTTATGAGCTTCTTTCCGCACTACCGTCCGCGCCGCATGCGCCGTGACGACTTCTCGCGCCGTCTGATGCGAGAAAACATCCTCACCACCAACGATCTGATCTATCCCGTGTTCATCGTCGAAGGCACCAACGTGCGGCAAGCCGTACCGTCGATGCCGGGCGTCGAGCGCGTGTCGGTGGATCTGCTGATGGGCGTGGCCGAGCAATGCGTCGAGTTGGGCGTGCCGGTGCTATCGCTCTTTCCGGCGATCGAGCCTTCCTTGAAGACGCCTGATGGCCGCGAAGCGACCAACCCGGCTGGCCTGATCCCGCGCGCAGTTCGCGAACTGAAAAAGAACTTCCCCGATTTGGGTGTGCTCACCGACGTCGCGCTGGATCCGTACACGAGCCACGGCCAGGACGGCGTACTCGACGAGGCCGGCTATGTGATCAACGACGAGACCGTCGAGATCCTCGTGGAACAGGCGCGCGCGCAGGCTGAAGCGGGTGTCGATATCGTCGCGCCCTCGGACATGATGGATGGCCGCATTGGCGCGATCCGCGAAATGCTCGAGAGCGAGGGTCATATCCATACGCGCATCATGGCCTACTCTGCCAAGTTCGCGTCGGCGTTTTACGGCCCGTTCCGCGATGCCGTCGGTTCTGCGACGAACCTCGGCAAGGGTAACAAGATGACTTACCAGATGGATCCGGCCAATTCGGATGAAGCCCTGCGCGAAGTGCAAGCGGACATCGAGGAAGGCGCGGATATGGTGATGGTCAAGCCAGGCATGCCGTATCTGGACATCGTGCGTCGTGTGAAGGACGAGTTCAAGTTCCCGACCTACGTGTATCAGGTGAGCGGCGAATACGCGATGCTGAAAGCGGCCGCGCAAAATGGCTGGCTCGATCACGACAAGGCGATGATGGAATCGCTGCTGGCGTTCAAGCGGGCAGGCGCGGATGGCGTGCTGACCTACTTCGCGCTGGATGCCGCGCGGATTTTGCGCTCGCAGAAGTGATTTGAGGTGTCGCTTTACCGGCGACGCCAGTCTTCTGAATGCGCCCCAAAAAAACGGAGGCCGACTTTAAGTCGTGCCTCCGTTTTTTTATGCATGTTCTGGCCTGCGCCTTTTTGCGGGCGCGTCGGGGGTGCGGGTTTCTTTGCGCGCTCGGGCAGCGCAGCTGCTTTGCGTTACGCCCCGGGCGCGTTGGCGCGATCGAGGGTGCGCAAAAACTTGTCCGCGGACTCGTAGCCGACGACGCGCAGCACTTCCTTGCCCCCCTGGTCGAAAAAGATGATGCCGGGCGGGCCGAACAGGCTGAAGCGCTTGAGCAGCATCTGATCGTCGGCGTTATTTGCGGTGACGTCGGCGCGCAGCAGGTTCATCTGCTTCAACTTCGCCTGAACACGCGGATCGCTAAACGTGAACTTCTCCATTTCTTTGCAGCTCACGCACCAGTCTGCGTAAAAATCGAGCATAGCGGGCTGCGCAGCCGTTTTGACGGCCTCGTCGAGATCGGTCGAGGAACGAACCGGAGCGAATGTCAGATCGCTCTGTGACAACCTATTCGGCGATTTGGAAACACTTGCCACGTTAGCCTCCCCGCCGTCACCCCACACAGCCAGGACAGCTAGCGGACGCAGCGGATCGGAGGAGCCTGCAGCGAGGCCAACCAGCAGCACCGCTGCCCAGATAGCCAGCGCCGCGCCGATACCCCGGCCGAGCCGCCGCCAGACGGAAATACCCACCGCTGGTGCCGAGAAAAGACCGAGTCCGGCGGCCGCGATCAGCAACCACAGCGCACTCAGCAGCATTGTCGCGGTCGCACCAAGCACCGGCCAGACGATCCACAGGGCCGCCGCCAGCAGCACCACGCCGAAAAACACCTTGACGCCGTCCATCCACGCGCCGGCGCGCGGCAGCAAAGTACCGGCGCCAAGCCCGATGATCAGGAGGGGCACACCGAGCCCGAGTCCCATCGAGAACAGCGCCGCGCCGCCGAGCAACGCGTCGCCTGTGTGCGCGATGAACGCCAGCACGGCAAAGAGCGGCGCGGTCATGCAAGCGCCAACCACCAACGCGGATAGCGCGCCCATTACTGCCACCGCGGCAAACTTGCCGCCGGAACGCCCTGTCGACGCACGCGACACGCCGTCCTGCCAGCGCTGCGGCAACGCGATGTCGAAGCCGGCGATCAGGGTCAGCGCGAAAACGGTCAGCAGGACGCCAAACGTACCAAGCACCCACGGGTTCTGCAGCCATGCGCCGAGGCTCTGGCCAACGAGCGCTGCCGCGATGCCAAGCGCCGTGTACACGAGTGCCATGCCGATCACGTACGCCAGCGACAACGCAAAGCCACGGGCACGCGTCACCCGCGCGCCTTCGCCGATGATGATCGCAGACAGGATCGGAATCATCGGATACGAGCACGGCAGCAGACTGAGCACGGCGCCGGCCACGAAATAGAGCCCGATGATCGCGAAGAAGCCGCCGCCTTCCAGTAGCGACTGCGCATAGTCGGCGCTAGTGGCACGCTCATACCACGGTGCGCCGGCTGCTGTGGATTGCCGCGTGGCGGTGGCCGCCGCGGCGCCGCCGGCCGGCTGCAACGCCTCGCCGCTCACGTGATACACGCGCTCCATCGGCGGATAGCAGATGCCGGCATCCGCACAGCCTTGAGACGTAACAGCAAGGTCGAACGCCCCCTGCGGCTGTTTCACCGGGATGCGGATTGTCAGTTCATTGCGATAGGTTTCGACATTCTTGTTGAAGGTCTGATCGAACTTGACGTGACCAGCCGGCAATTGCGGTTCGCCGATTGTCGTCGTGCCGTTACGGGTCGCGAACGCGAAACGCTCGCGGTACATGTAGTAACCGTCCGCGATCTTGTAAGTGACGTCGACTTCGCCGGGTTTCTCGGTCGCGCTGAATTTGAAGGCGACGGCGGGATCGAGGAAGTCGTCCGCAGCGTGCGCAAGCGTGCCGAACTGAGCGACGATCAGGCAACCGAGCAGGAGGACGACGGCGCGCAACGCATGGCGCGCACGTCGATTGAGACCGTTAAACATGGAGAGGACGTTGAGTTTCAGCAGTGATCCACTGGCCGTACGCGACCGATGCCATAGCTTGCCACGAGAGGATTTCCGGCGTGTCGTAGGGATGGTGGGCCTGAATGTACTGCTCGAGCTCGAGCGCGCGTGCCGCGCTGGTCTTGAACAGCAACTGGATCTCCTGCGCCGTTTCGATCGCGCCCTGCCAGTGATAGCTGGACTGCACAGAGCCTAACTGCGTGACGCAGGCGCACAGCCGCGCGGCCAGTGCGCCCGCCGCGAGCTTCTGAGCAACGGCCGCATCCGGTACCGTCGTCAGAATCAAGGTCACATTCACGCTCACAAAGGCTCCGGCCAAGCACGATTCAGGTGCCGATATCGTATCACCTAGCCATGCGGTGCCGCAGACGGCTCTGCTGCAAGCCTGCGGCATTTGGCCGCCGCGATCGACATGCCGCAGTGAAATTCGCCGCCATAAACAAAAAAGCCAGGCTTGGCGCCTGGCTTTTTCTTCGATGCTAAAAAGCTTACTCAGCTTCTTGCACTTCAACTTCTTCGACTTCCGGACGGTCCAGCAATTCGACCAGTGCCATCGGTGCGTTGTCGCCGACGCGGAAACCGAACTTCAGGACGCGCAGGTAGCCGCCCGGACGGGTAGCGTAACGCGGGCCGAGAACTTCGAACAGCTTCGTGACCGAGTCACGATCACGCAGGCGGTTGAACGCCAGACGACGATTTGCCAGCGACGGCTTCTTGCCGAGCGTGATCAGCGGCTCGACGACTTTACGGAGTTCTTTCGCCTTCGGCAGCGTCGTCTTGATGACTTCGTGCTCGATCAACGAGTTGGACATGTTACGGAGCATTGCCAGACGGTGGCTGCTCGTGCGGTTCAGTTTCCGCAAACCATGACGGTGACGCATGTTAATTCCTTTGATTCAAAGTTTTGGTCCAGCTCTTCTATCGCGCTCGGTCTACCCTCGGTTTCCCAACGGTGATGAGTGCACGGGCCGGTAGTGAAAAAAGACAAGACGCGGATTTTAAAGGAAAATCCGCGTCTTTGCCAGTGCAGCGACGGGTTCTGCCCCGGGATGACTTCTCGACTTACTTGTCCAAACCTGCCGGCGGCCAGT is a window of Paraburkholderia phytofirmans OLGA172 DNA encoding:
- the ccsB gene encoding c-type cytochrome biogenesis protein CcsB — its product is MDLTQVSSSSSPSRPQKAFASEALNVAQYDERPFLKRLGIVDWLFAVVMVAGAGFALSRYHPFMNYYDKLVLCCAVPVFVVLGWRWKPVRPLMVGIAALSLLAIQIYHGDLTRADNAFFLKYFLSSQSAILWMSALFVFATVFYWIGLLSRSPTGAAIGSKMTWAAVVMGFVGLMVRWYESYLIGADVGHIPISNLYEVFVLFSLITALFYLYYEQHYNTRALGAFVLLVISAAVGFLMWYSVARDAQQIQPLVPALQSWWMKIHVPANFIGYGSFALSAMVGVAYLAKERGVLADRLPPLDVLDDLMYKSIAVGFAFFTIATILGALWAAEAWGGYWSWDPKETWALIVWLNYAAWLHMRLMKGLRGAVAAWWALTGLLVTTFAFLGVNMFLSGLHSYGKL
- a CDS encoding cytochrome c biogenesis protein ResB — protein: MSVTTSGLQSKSGNRITRSIIEVLSSMRFAISLLVILSIASIIGTVLTQDDPYPNYVNQFGPFWADIFRSLSLYTVYSSWWFMLILGFLMVSVSLCVIRNAPKMVADAKSWKDKVREGSLRAFHHKGEFAVHGTRAQTSAVLAKLSARLGYKFVTRESDGATLIAAKRGALTKFGYISAHIAIVVICLGGLLDSNLPIKLQMWLFDKSPIRSNTVINDIPPEHRLSQSNPTFRGYAWVPEGQHVSTAILNQPDGSLIQDLPFSIELNKFIVDYYSTGMPKLFASDIVVVDHKTGARVPARVEVNKPFTYDGVSIYQSSFQDGGSQMQMTAYPMSGSSAKTAPFGGMIGGNAPLSAATPLADGQTVEFTDFRAINVENVSNGSGQNDARGVAAHRTLKEAFDERLGSGAKSSKPLDLHNVGPSVQYKVRDKDGQAREYNNYMLPVDVAGEKMFLAGMRLNPDDPFRYLRIPADTGGTVKEWMNLRATLENPAMRAAAAHRFALRSVSGSNTELQQHLEESALRVLTLFAGADNSIKMPNGQTLGGFQAIAGFIDHSVPKGEQEKAAGLLLRMLEGATWDLWQLSREQLGEPDAQANADASRFIQSSINAISDSFLYGSPVYLQLDSFKQVQASVFQLTRAPGKKVVYLGSLLLVLGIFSMFYVRERRLWFWLKDTDHGTNVVMAMSSARKTLDFEKEFVQTRDAVGTALGVKLTEASGASDKPGHARAPSAGSQDSTR
- a CDS encoding c-type cytochrome, with amino-acid sequence MNRLCKALMVLQVAAGLSGLAIQARAADPAKPDVNRGQAIAVQVCASCHGADGNSAGGAYPKLADQHPEYLVKQLVDFKTQPGAKQPARNNAIMAGMAAALSDQDMANVAAYFSTQTPKLGYAHNKDTVPLGQKIYRGGIADKGVPACASCHGPTGQGIPSQYPRLSGQWAEYTVAQLTAFTQGPGARNNNEAMHAIASRLSDSEIKAVADYIAGLH
- the cutA gene encoding divalent-cation tolerance protein CutA, with product MSVNVTLILTTVPDAAVAQKLAAGALAARLCACVTQLGSVQSSYHWQGAIETAQEIQLLFKTSAARALELEQYIQAHHPYDTPEILSWQAMASVAYGQWITAETQRPLHV
- the yihA gene encoding ribosome biogenesis GTP-binding protein YihA/YsxC, which gives rise to MSFLLHQSRFFTTVNHLRDLPATAQPEICFAGRSNAGKSTAINILCNQKRLAFASKTPGRTQHINYFSVGKEDEPTAHLVDLPGYGYAEVPGAAKAHWEALLSTYLQSRSQLRGMILMMDSRRPLTDLDRRMIEWFAPTGKPIHTLLTKCDKLTRQESVNALRATQKGLAEYRSAGYQGELTAQLFSALKRVGIDEAHELIESWLIPDAKGETDAPQ
- the dsbD gene encoding protein-disulfide reductase DsbD, whose protein sequence is MFNGLNRRARHALRAVVLLLGCLIVAQFGTLAHAADDFLDPAVAFKFSATEKPGEVDVTYKIADGYYMYRERFAFATRNGTTTIGEPQLPAGHVKFDQTFNKNVETYRNELTIRIPVKQPQGAFDLAVTSQGCADAGICYPPMERVYHVSGEALQPAGGAAAATATRQSTAAGAPWYERATSADYAQSLLEGGGFFAIIGLYFVAGAVLSLLPCSYPMIPILSAIIIGEGARVTRARGFALSLAYVIGMALVYTALGIAAALVGQSLGAWLQNPWVLGTFGVLLTVFALTLIAGFDIALPQRWQDGVSRASTGRSGGKFAAVAVMGALSALVVGACMTAPLFAVLAFIAHTGDALLGGAALFSMGLGLGVPLLIIGLGAGTLLPRAGAWMDGVKVFFGVVLLAAALWIVWPVLGATATMLLSALWLLIAAAGLGLFSAPAVGISVWRRLGRGIGAALAIWAAVLLVGLAAGSSDPLRPLAVLAVWGDGGEANVASVSKSPNRLSQSDLTFAPVRSSTDLDEAVKTAAQPAMLDFYADWCVSCKEMEKFTFSDPRVQAKLKQMNLLRADVTANNADDQMLLKRFSLFGPPGIIFFDQGGKEVLRVVGYESADKFLRTLDRANAPGA
- the hemB gene encoding porphobilinogen synthase; translated protein: MSFFPHYRPRRMRRDDFSRRLMRENILTTNDLIYPVFIVEGTNVRQAVPSMPGVERVSVDLLMGVAEQCVELGVPVLSLFPAIEPSLKTPDGREATNPAGLIPRAVRELKKNFPDLGVLTDVALDPYTSHGQDGVLDEAGYVINDETVEILVEQARAQAEAGVDIVAPSDMMDGRIGAIREMLESEGHIHTRIMAYSAKFASAFYGPFRDAVGSATNLGKGNKMTYQMDPANSDEALREVQADIEEGADMVMVKPGMPYLDIVRRVKDEFKFPTYVYQVSGEYAMLKAAAQNGWLDHDKAMMESLLAFKRAGADGVLTYFALDAARILRSQK
- the rplQ gene encoding 50S ribosomal protein L17 — translated: MRHRHGLRKLNRTSSHRLAMLRNMSNSLIEHEVIKTTLPKAKELRKVVEPLITLGKKPSLANRRLAFNRLRDRDSVTKLFEVLGPRYATRPGGYLRVLKFGFRVGDNAPMALVELLDRPEVEEVEVQEAE